The DNA window CCTCTGACTGATCTGACTCAATCACTTCCACCATCAGCTTCATCCACACACGATTGTTTTGATACAATATTCATGCAGATGATGAATCGTGCCCACAATCTTTCAATTTCCCATTATCATCGGGACAAACTTACTCATCAGctcaacatgaaaacatttgtaggTGCTCACAGcaggagggtttttttgtttcaatacTTGCTGCTCTGGATTAGCCACACATGAAACATGaagaaattttgatttcaggtgAGGCTGAGGAGCATGTGGAAGCTTACCTGCCAGGAGGATGAGAAGGAACACGCCGGTGAGCATCATGACTTCAGCACCGCTGAGAATCCAGAAGCTGACTATGAGTCTGCATCTATGTGCCTGTCATAAAGATATCTTGGTCTTTACATCACAGAGGAAGAAGGCTGGGCACACCCAATAGCCAAACCCACGTTAAATTGTCCTCCTGGGATTACTTCAGTAATGGAGTTcctgtaaatatttaaacatttaaggGGCATTTGTGGTTTAAGCTCAAACTGCACCTTGTGTACATCACTTCCTTTGACTTCGGTTTAATCGCTGTTAACGTGTCGTTACATCGCGTTTTACTTCTAACATCAATTAATTCTTGTCCATTCTCATGATTGCTATCCGGATCTCTGGTTCATGTTTGTTCATCTCAGACTGACTGACGACCCTGAACATGAAGTTTTTACAGTAATTGCCGGAAGCCAGAGCTaaagctttttctttctttttttttcttgttttttacagACTGTAGTTCTGGATGAGAGGAAACATGGACCAATAAGATCATCCTGCCACCAAACTGCTGCTCCCCCAAGCATTTACAGATTTATCTTCACATTTACAACTTAGTTTTGATTTGGAGGGAAGATTCATTAAACAAACACAGATTCTGTGAGATTACATTTCCAGTTTCCTGTACACATTAATAAATCTGATTATGTGCAAACAAATTGAGGCTCACTTACACATCTCTCTGCAGACAATTGCATAGTTTTACAGCTTGGAGCAGTTTTGATCATGTGACATGACATGATCAATGATCATGACATTACTTTCCAGATAATCCAAAAGAGATTTTAAATGTTGGTTTtccttaaaagaaaagaaacttaaCCAAAAGTAAGAAATTTAACAGGTGAAAGACTTTAGAGTAAAAGTTGTGACAAGAGCGACTTCCAGCAGCTTGCTAGAAGGAAAGGGAGCCGGGGGTGCGTTCAATAGGCAAAATGTTCAGAGACGTTCAGTGCATTGAGTCTATTGAACAGTCAGAGATCATAGATGTAGATCAGGTATGTTAGAAACTGTAACAGCCTGATAATCTGAACCCATCAAACTTTACAGACCATGCATGCCTGGACGAAATTGAAATTCCAGAAAGGAGACTCCAACACGAAATAAATATGAACGTGTatgattgtttatttttgtcatctGATGGATTAATTCAACATATACATATTGAAGGGGTATAAATGTATAAGTAGCAGAACCTGACACGTGAGATATGCTAATGGTGGCTATGTGTGAGGCGTAACAGTGAAAAACGAAGCAACAATCATTCCCATCCAAGCGTACTTATTCCTGTGGATCGCTCCAAATGGTAAACATGCAGACTAAGAACAGGGTGGTAGACATGACATGGAAGATGAAGAACGCTCTATTGATCGTTTTTGACTTTCTGGTCCAGTAGCCGGGCCTCCTGTCCTCTTTCTTGCTGTTGATGAGCAGAGCCAGGGCTTTCACCACCTCCCTCAGCTCGTCGGACAGCTTCTCAGAGACGCAACGCTCCTCCATTGACAGGCTGCTGCTGCCCTGCAGATGGAATTTGAAGGTCAGAGCTCAGGAAGTGTGATCATGAATCAAATAATGCAGAGTTTTGTGTGCAGCGACCCCTAACCTTCAGTGGTCCAGATGGCGCTTGGTCAGCAGACACATCGCAGAGGTACGCCGTCCACCGCTTGTCCTCTGGAAGTAAGACGTGACACTCATTAAAGATGCTAATGCATTCATCTGAACACACCTGCATGAAGAACAGACCTGAACTGGAAATATATAAACCTCCGTCTCACCTCCATTATGGCCGTCCTGATGGCTGCTGtcgtttctcttctcttctcttcgtCTTCGGTCTCCATCCGTCTCTTTGTCTTCAGAGTCTTTCCCTATCAGATACATCACCAGGATGGTTTCCAGGAGGCTCAACATCATCAGACCAAAAATCCCAATGCAGTAGACCACTGGAGGTGAATAGATCagagacattttcattttccttaTAGTTTCATTCATGACAAGAGAAACCTCCATCAGAGTCAGTTCTAGCTGGTATCGTTAGCCTGTCGGCTGGTTGACGTGAGCATTGACATCTGCGCCACTGCAGACTCTTCTCTACCTATCAGGGGAATCCTGTCAGATGAAGCAGGCAGGATCTCATTCAGAATGAGCTGCATCACGGTGACGGCCAGCGTCACGGTGACCTTGAAGCTGAGCTTCTCGCCTCCGGTGTCCGAGATGAGGAAGGAGGCGAGGTCCAAACACAGGAAGATCAGGAGCGGCAGGAGGAAGTTCACGATATAGAGGACGGATCGCCTCTTCATGGAGATCTAGGGAGAGTTATCAGATGGTTACCCAGGTGACAGACAGTTATACAGGTGGTTCAGTTCTACCTGGAGGGGTGTCACATGTGGGGTGAGGCGGTAACCAGGGGAACAGCCAATGGGAAGCAAACCCTTAGTACTCACGGTGTACACCAACACGTCTTGCTCGATGTTGAACATCACAACGGTTTTGTTGGTGACAGTCATGCTAATGAACAGCCACTCGTACTGCGTACGCATCGTTGCATGTGTGTCCTCCGTGCTGCTGAGTTGGTGAACCAGCTGGATTTCATTCACTGGTATGGGAGAGAAAACGATCAAGTCACACCAAATCAAATCCTCACCAAGTCTGAGCAGCGACACAACCAGGTGGAGACTCACCTGAATGCACCACCGATTTGAAGGACAGGTTGCACCGCTGGATATCGAAGGGGAACTTGTAGACGTGCATCCTGCAGGTGCTGACGAGGACCTGGTCGTTCTGGACGTTGACCAACCCGTTGCTGTAGATGGTGAGATGAGGACTTGGGGGGGCTTTGTCCTTCTCTGTCCTGAATGACAGCGCATGGAGATGCAGATGCTAAAATACAAGTCATGTCTATAACAGACTGTACCCATTAGACACAACATATAACAGGAAATTACAACAGAAAAAGttgtgtttcttatttttttctttatgaaccaataagaaaacattttacagctACATTTGTTAATGTAATACAACATTATCCTGTATAATATTGATATAAATGACTCCGAGGGCAGGTTTTGATGGTAGAGGAGTCTTATGATGTCTGTTTTAGGCGTGCTGCATTCGGGTGCAGTGACATAATGGTGAAACTGAGCTGTGGCAGAGGTTTGCACTAATTATTGTAAGTGTTGTAAGTGTTTGAGGtcattcacactcacatctCATCAATACAAATATCTGGCTTCCACAAAACGTCAGTAGGAATTGAAACAGTCTCAATACCACAGAAGTCTTCTGGGTTCCACCAAATGTGCTGATTGTACCAGCTCTAGAGGGAGATTGGGAGAAACCATCAGAAACATGGAGAATGAAGAGCGGCCAGAAAGTTCTGCTCTCAGATCGGACATACCGCAACGATCCAAACGTAAGGAATGAACGTCTGGTCGATCTCTCtctacaaacacaaaatatgaatgaaacgATTCCAGCACAACAGATTTCTTTGACGTTGCAGGAATTGAACTCACCACATCTAGAATGGCATAGAGCTGCACCTCCAGGCAGACTTGTGTGGGTTGTTTGTAGTCTTTAACAGGTCGAGTCATGAAGAACAGCTCGTTGGTCTTGGTCAGGTTCAGGTAGTCTAACACGTCCTGATAAGCACACACCTTCTCAGAGGACCAGCTGCCCTCAGCTGAAAGCAACGACACACCGACGATGAGGATGCAGAGACTCTGACTGCACTCCAGGCAGGTTGCTATAGCTACTGTCATCCGATGCCGATATCAGCCTAATGGGATTAGTTTTGAGGCGTTTTGACTGAACTTAGCTAAAATTGACTCGGGCTTTGGGAGCTGTTGAGCAAAACTGACTAAAACTGGACTAAATCTGAAGAAGAGTTCATCTCAGGAGCATCGGATGTTTGAGGTCGCTGATCCACTGAACCACCAAACGATTTTTTTTACCTCATATTGAGAGCAATCTCATCATCAGAGGCTGACTGATTAAATAATGGTGAGCTCTTAGAAACGGGGATTTGGCAGCAGTTTTATATTCACATGTTCGTCTTAATGAAATGAAACGATGCCAGAATCAACCTGTATTATCATCTTCTGGGCTCTAAACACATCAAAAACACACCAGACTCAGTTTGAATCTTCCTCCAGGTTTCTGTGCATGTAATCAGTCATACATCCTCCATTTATATTCCTATTCTGCTCTTTTTTGTCCATCTAACTCTAGATTTCACTCCAGTTTGAGCAGATTTCGTCCAAAGGAAAACGATTCACACGGACCCCAGGAGGATAATAAAATCTTACCTTTGAGGAGGAGCAACAGGAGGAAGCCAACCACCATCTCGAGTGTAGAATCCAAAGCTACGCCGTCATTGAACTGTCATCATCACACTGGAAGAGGGCAGGACCAACAGTGTGTTTTAAACTGGTGACGCACCAGGAGCCTACCACATATCGACCACACCGGGGGGCCGATTAACACTGATGTCAAACCCCATCCATCAGTTCTACCACAGTAGTATGAACTGAGTGGGTCAGGACTCTGGATGTCCAATCATCTCTGAGTCTGGGCTGGTTCTGGTATCAGCAAACTAAGACCCCATTTGTTCTAATGCGGGCTTTGGTAtccagtgagaaaaaaaacggACATTTGATCTACATAGCAAACTTTTATGAGGTATTTTTGTGAGTTTTCTGATTATTTCCCAGCTTTAATTTGAATGTGAATGCTTGAATGTCTGAATTTTCTCAGACAGAATACAAATACGAATAAATGATGTTTGAAGACAGAAACCCTGTTGCTTGAAAAACACAGTTTGTGTTGCTGTGGAAGGATCAGGACAACCACGAGACGTTCAGGACGCTCGcaaaacatgtgaaaacatcTGCAGCCCCGCCCACCAATCGCAGATCAGCTGGTCTCTGATGGGCGTTGGCAGATTACAGTTGATCTAAT is part of the Antennarius striatus isolate MH-2024 chromosome 21, ASM4005453v1, whole genome shotgun sequence genome and encodes:
- the LOC137588873 gene encoding 5-hydroxytryptamine receptor 3A-like is translated as MTVAIATCLECSQSLCILIVGVSLLSAEGSWSSEKVCAYQDVLDYLNLTKTNELFFMTRPVKDYKQPTQVCLEVQLYAILDVREIDQTFIPYVWIVASWYNQHIWWNPEDFCGIETVSIPTDVLWKPDICIDEMTEKDKAPPSPHLTIYSNGLVNVQNDQVLVSTCRMHVYKFPFDIQRCNLSFKSVVHSVNEIQLVHQLSSTEDTHATMRTQYEWLFISMTVTNKTVVMFNIEQDVLVYTISMKRRSVLYIVNFLLPLLIFLCLDLASFLISDTGGEKLSFKVTVTLAVTVMQLILNEILPASSDRIPLIVVYCIGIFGLMMLSLLETILVMYLIGKDSEDKETDGDRRRREEKRNDSSHQDGHNGEDKRWTAYLCDVSADQAPSGPLKGSSSLSMEERCVSEKLSDELREVVKALALLINSKKEDRRPGYWTRKSKTINRAFFIFHVMSTTLFLVCMFTIWSDPQE